A window of Candidatus Chlorobium masyuteum genomic DNA:
CGCATAAACCATGCTCATATCGGCTACTTCTGTGGCGGAAACGGCATCTGTCAGACCTGTTATGTTACCGTAAAAAAAGGGAGTGAACTGCTTTCACCCATCAGTGACTCCGAAAAAGCATTACTCTCTGATACACTGATAAAAGAGGGAACAAGAATGGCATGCCTGACCACAGTTGAAAAACCGGGAACCATTGAGATCGTTTCGACTGTTGAACAGGTTAAGGAGCTGTTTGAAAAAAACCCGCTGCAACTGCCGGGATATGCCGGAAAAATGGGATGGGAGGCACTCGTAAAGTTCCCCGATACCATGCAGTTACAGTCGACAAGAAGTTTTGATCTCTGGCAATTGCTCTCGGACATTATCGGTGGAATCGGAAGTGCACTGCAGCTTGTGGTGGATGCCCTTCAGCCAGCTTGCCCAGCGAAAGCGGAGTGTAAAATAATAGGCCATATTGACTCGGCCAACACACATAGCCAGCTCAGCGAAGCGACTGAACCTAGAGCTAAACAGGGCGCTCAAGCCTGAGAACACATGCGCACCCGTCAAATATTTTTCTTCTACAGGGAAAAGGAAGGTTTGACGGGTGCAGCACTGAAATTGCTTATATTCCATTATAAAGGGATAAAGGATGGTTTTATCACTCACACCTAACTCCGATACCCATGATCATCACTATCAACGACCGGCCCTGCGAAGCCCGGATTGGTGAGCGTCTGT
This region includes:
- a CDS encoding 2Fe-2S iron-sulfur cluster-binding protein, with the translated sequence MTIIINGKSYEAESGERLIDVARINHAHIGYFCGGNGICQTCYVTVKKGSELLSPISDSEKALLSDTLIKEGTRMACLTTVEKPGTIEIVSTVEQVKELFEKNPLQLPGYAGKMGWEALVKFPDTMQLQSTRSFDLWQLLSDIIGGIGSALQLVVDALQPACPAKAECKIIGHIDSANTHSQLSEATEPRAKQGAQA